A window from Drosophila nasuta strain 15112-1781.00 chromosome 3, ASM2355853v1, whole genome shotgun sequence encodes these proteins:
- the LOC132788333 gene encoding pyrimidodiazepine synthase isoform X2, with product MSIPLKHFKKGTPKPELPDDGVLRFYSMRFCPYSERAALVLAAKKIPHHKVYIDLNEKPEWYTDYSPLGKVPAVQLTAVAGQPALVESLVIAEYLDEAYPERKLLPTDALQKALDKILIERLAPAVSAVYPVFFTNNPPADALQKFEVALDVFEEEIKKRGTPYFAGQQIGLVDYMLWPWFERFPALKITLADKYELDKTRYAKLLQWRDLVAQDEAVKAVALDPRVHAKFMFARHEGKPNYDVAFEPV from the exons ATGAGCATTCCACTGAAGCACTTTAAAAAAG GTACGCCGAAACCAGAACTGCCCGATGATGGCGTCTTGCGCTTCTACTCTATGCGCTTCTGTCCATACTCGGAACGCGCCGCCTTGGTGCTGGCCGCCAAGAAGATTCCCCATCACAAGGTCTACATTGATCTGAACGAGAAGCCCGAATGGTATACGGATTACAGCCCATTGGGCAAAGTGCCAGCTGTTCAATTGACCGCTGTTGCCGGTCAACCGGCGTTGGTTGAATCGCTGGTCATTGCCGAATATTTGGATGAAGCGTATCCAGAGCGCAAACTGCTCCCAACAGATGCCCTGCAAAAGGCGCTGGATAAGATACTCATTGAGCGACTGGCACCAGCCGTTAGCGCTGTCTACCCCGTCTTCTTTACGAACAATCCGCCAGCGGATGCGCTCCAGAAGTTCGAGGTAGCACTGGACGTGTTCGAGGAGGAGATCAAGAAGCGTGGCACTCCCTACTTTGCCGGCCAGCAGATTGGCTTGGTCGACTACATGCTTTGGCCGTGGTTCGAGCGTTTCCCAGCACTGAAGATTACGCTGGCCGACAAATACGAGTTGGACAAGACTCGCTATGCAAAGCTTTTGCAGTGGCGTGATCTGGTGGCACAGGATGAGGCTGTCAAGGCTGTGGCATTGGACCCTCGCGTGCATGCCAAGTTTATGTTTGCACGTCACGAGGGCAAACCCAACTACGATGTGGCCTTCGAGCCCGTATAA
- the LOC132788333 gene encoding pyrimidodiazepine synthase isoform X1 → MSIPLKHFKKGSIKPTLPEDDVLRFYSMRFCPFSHRVALLLAAKQLPHHKVYIDLIEKPEWYTEYSPLGKVPALQLTHVAGQPALVESLIIAAYLDEQYPQRPLFSQDPMQKALDKILIERFAGVVSAVYPVLTCNPNVPPDALQNFEKALDVFEQELIKRGTRYFGGEQIGIVDYMIWPWFERFPSLKYNTEQGYELDAKRFQHLLKWRELLAQDETVKAIATDVQLHVKFQQSKLQGKPNYDIAFQQQ, encoded by the exons ATGAGCATTCCACTGAAGCACTTTAAAAAAG GCTCCATCAAGCCGACGTTGCCCGAGGATGACGTACTCCGCTTCTACTCCATGCGCTTTTGTCCCTTCTCGCATCGCGTCGctttgctgctggctgccaaACAGTTGCCGCATCACAAGGTCTACATTGATCTGATCGAGAAGCCCGAGTGGTACACGGAGTACAGTCCCTTGGGCAAGGTGCCTGCCCTGCAGTTGACCCATGTTGCTGGACAACCGGCACTGGTGGAATCTCTCATTATAGCCGCCTATTTGGATGAACAGTACCCACAGCGTCCGCTCTTCTCGCAGGATCCGATGCAGAAGGCGTTGGACAAGATACTCATTGAGCGTTTTGCTGGCGTTGTGAGCGCCGTGTATCCTGTGCTCACCTGCAATCCCAATGTGCCACCAGATGCGCTGCAAAACTTTGAAAAGGCGCTCGATGTGTTTGAGCAGGAGCTGATTAAACGTGGCACCCGCTACTTTGGTGGAGAACAGATTGGTATTGTGGACTATATGATCTGGCCTTGGTTCGAACGTTTTCCCAGCCTCAAATACAACACGGAGCAGGGCTACGAACTGGATGCCAAACGCTTCCAGCACTTG CTCAAATGGCGTGAACTTTTGGCTCAGGATGAAACAGTTAAAGCGATTGCAACGGATGTGCAGCTGCATGTGAAATTCCAGCAGTCGAAGCTGCAGGGCAAGCCCAACTATGACATTGCCTttcagcagcaataa
- the LOC132788334 gene encoding pyrimidodiazepine synthase, whose translation MSSGRHLAKGSPTPDVPEDGILRLYSMRFCPFAQRVHLVLDAKQIPYHSIYINLTEKPEWLFEKNPQGKVPALELVREPGPPVLTESLLICEYLDEQYPLRPLYPRDPLKKVQEKLLIERFNAVLGAFFKASDGGDIEPFWNGLDVYERELSRRDTAFFGGEQTGILDYMIWPWCERLELLKLQRGEDYNFDETRFPQLSLWLERMKRDVAVMAFYMEAEVQAEFLRTRSAGKPNYNLLVKDA comes from the exons ATGAGCAGCGGCAGACACTTGGCAAAAG GCTCACCCACGCCCGATGTGCCCGAGGATGGGATCTTGCGTCTCTACTCGATGCGCTTTTGTCCGTTTGCGCAGCGTGTGCATCTGGTGCTCGATGCCAAACAGATACCATATCACAGCATCTACATAAATCTCACAGAGAAACCCGAGTGGCTGTTCGAGAAGAATCCGCAGGGCAAGGTGCCAGCTTTGGAGCTGGTGCGTGAGCCTGGACCGCCAGTGTTGACTGAATCGCTGCTCATTTGCGAGTACCTGGACGAGCAGTATCCGCTGCGTCCTCTGTACCCCAGGGATCCGCTAAAGAAGGTGCAGGAGAAGCTGCTCATTGAACGATTTAATGCCGTGTTGGGCGCCTTCTTCAAGGCATCGGATGGCGGTGATATTGAACCATTTTGGAATGGTTTGGATGTCTACGAGCGGGAGCTGAGCAGGCGAGACACGGCTTTCTTTGGTGGCGAACAGACGGGCATATTGGACTACATGATCTGGCCATGGTGCGAGCGCTTGGAGCTGCTCAAGCTGCAGCGTGGCGAGGACTACAATTTCGATGAGACGCGTTTTCCGCAGCTG TCGCTGTGGCTGGAGCGCATGAAGCGTGATGTGGCTGTGATGGCGTTCTACATGGAGGCCGAGGTGCAGGCTGAATTTCTGCGTACGCGCAGTGCCGGCAAACCCAATTACAATCTGCTGGTCAAGGATGCCTAA